The Pasteuria penetrans genome segment ATATATAGTTTATATTTTCCGTTTTATATAATAATATTTTATTAATGAATATATAAACCGGGGCTTTTTAGATGATGCCGGAAATGGATGCCAGGGCGGTCTTCCTATATATTTTTCAAAATATTTACATAATTTACTCAATTATACAGAACGTAGCCTCCGTGCATTTTAACTTTTATATTATTAATAAAAATTATTATTGATTAGAAAATCCCTCCGGGGGAGCGATTCGCGAGCAAGGATGAGGAACCTAAAATCACCTTTTTGGGGGGTGACACCAGATTTGGGATGCAACCTAACCCTGAGGTACATAAAAGGAAACATAGAAATCAGCCACTCGCGTGTAAAAAGGGAACCCGGTAGATATATAGGGATAGGGATCCACATGCCAACCTTCTTGGTCACGTACAGCCAACATAGGATACCATTGAGCTAACAGAGCTGTATTCCCATTCTGCTTCAACTGCTGCAATCCACCCTGCGGAATACGAAGATGGTAATCCATGTCCAAAGTCAGCGCTGTACCCACGGCACGCCGTGGTAAATCCACCTTCATCACGGTTTCATCTCGCCACAATTTTGCTGAGACCTCTTGACCATTTACTTTTACGTTTTGGACGCTCAAAAAACCCGGTTTTTCAGGATGTGATTCCTTATCGACCGCCCAATTGTGATGGAAAGCATTAGGATAAAGTCGAAAAAAAACTTCCTCACCCTTAGCCTCGGGAAGATCCGACGGGATTTCAACCCGCATATGTCCGGTTACATCACGTTGCTGTGGAGAATAAGTGGCCGAAATTTGATACACCGGACGAGAAGAATGATCCCCCCTATTTTCAAAAACCCTACTTGTGTAGGCATGGGAATCAAAATAACATCCGGGATCTAACAGAATACCTATCATACCCGCCCACCAAAACCATTTCTTCATAAAAATACTCCTCGCCAAATTTTTATTATTCATAGTTTACCGATCTCAAATTTACCGATCTCACCTCCTTTCTATCCTGAATCAAAGGAGGCCCAAAAAAGTGATTGCACCCCAAACCCATCGGATACACAGACCCATTGGATGGGAAAAATGAAACAGCCAACACGCCCCCTCCGTCCCCCTCTATCCATCTGTTGATTGTATACGGACAGCAACGTTACACGGGACCGTGCAATTTCTTGTGAGAAATGACCCCCCATCTATGGGGCTAGTGCGGCTAGGCTAATACGCCCTCCCTGTCCTCCTTTATCCAACGGTTAATCGTGCTAACAGCAAGATCGTGCTGTCTAGATACCTGGACAACATGTTGCCCACCCCTGACCTGTTCAATTGCTCTCTGTTTGAATTCCAACGAAAATTTTCTCCGTACCATTTCCGTGTTCATCCCTTACGGGGAATCAGCTCCCAT includes the following:
- a CDS encoding transposase gives rise to the protein MVRRKFSLEFKQRAIEQVRGGQHVVQVSRQHDLAVSTINRWIKEDREGVLA
- a CDS encoding M1 family metallopeptidase, whose amino-acid sequence is MKKWFWWAGMIGILLDPGCYFDSHAYTSRVFENRGDHSSRPVYQISATYSPQQRDVTGHMRVEIPSDLPEAKGEEVFFRLYPNAFHHNWAVDKESHPEKPGFLSVQNVKVNGQEVSAKLWRDETVMKVDLPRRAVGTALTLDMDYHLRIPQGGLQQLKQNGNTALLAQWYPMLAVRDQEGWHVDPYPYISTGFPFYTRVADFYVSFYVPQG